A stretch of the Veillonella parvula DSM 2008 genome encodes the following:
- the rpmH gene encoding 50S ribosomal protein L34, producing the protein MKRTYQPNTLWRKRTHGFRERMKTIGGRLVLKRRRAKGRKRLSA; encoded by the coding sequence ATGAAACGTACTTACCAACCAAATACTCTTTGGAGAAAACGTACCCATGGTTTCCGTGAACGCATGAAAACTATCGGTGGCCGTCTCGTTTTGAAAAGAAGACGTGCAAAAGGCAGAAAACGCTTATCTGCATAA